The following nucleotide sequence is from Malania oleifera isolate guangnan ecotype guangnan chromosome 4, ASM2987363v1, whole genome shotgun sequence.
acgttgtcttcctcctcgaactttacatcaacacacatcaaatcactcacaatatgattgaatgcattgatattttggttcaaatccgaaccctccaccatattaagccaatacaacctttGCTTAAAAAATAGTTTGTTCGATAAAGATTTAGACATTTACCAGCTTTCCAGTTTATGCCAAACAGCTGTCGAAaaatcctcatccatgatgtgatacaacacgtcatcagctAAACACAGTCAAATAGTTTATACTGCAATTCATTCCAACTAATTGCTTCATCCATGCTTTCTGGTTGAATTCCatataaggccttcaccatgTCTTATTGTACTAAtaaatccttcacccttctctgccacaaaccaaaattctcggttccatcaaacttgacaatgtcaaattttgcaaatgaagactcAGAgaccattacaacaatgctctaataTCAACTTGTTGTGAAAAAATGAATTGCATAGTGGAATATATTTGTATGTAGGATCAAATACACAATGCAAcaatcaatgatgaatatacagaaCAATTCACAATTACAGCAAGTATATAAAAGCAATAACAACAATAAGAACgcaaggaattatgtggttcagtaatgcctacatccacgggagcaaacgacaaagattcactatcttcttgtccaaattacatAAACAATCCATCAACCCTCTCGACCAACCTTACATATACATCTGAGACaacatatatataaagtttcTGATGGTTTTCCTCCAAACTCCAATCATATTAACGTCCCCCTTTCAAAACTTGAAATCTGCGTTGGATAtcccgagccaaaccgtcgacaatttgagATAGAATGTAAATTGTCTAAAATCAGGTgtcaaaccatcgacaatttccCTACAACTCCTCAGCATTTTGATTCCACCATATTTTCTCCCTTTGTACATGCATCACATtcagtatatgagccacataatAATTTCTCTTGATATTAATTACTATTAAAATGAAAACATATTCTCATATTACTAAAATcaaatgttaaattttaaaattagaatttgaatTCCATTCTAATCCAGAATTGAATtgaatccaaattcaaattcaaatgtcGAGTTCCAGTTCGACGCTATTTATATTTATCCCCATGCTCTACAATTTTATCTTAGTCGGAAAATTTGGAGAGAAAATCGGAAAAGCATGGAGAGGAATTAGGAGACACGGATACTCAGAaatctatatatattattgaggcagaaaatcacagaagccggtcactcactctctctctctctctctctctctctctccgaatACGAATTTCTTCTCTGCTGTTCTTATTTTATGCCGTCAGCCATCTCCATGGATGTCTACGGAAAATCCCTCCAACAAACATCCTCCAGGTCTGTTCATTCTCGTTCTTGTATCTCCTCCTGTTTGGGCatagtaataataatcataaactataaataaatttaaacgttattattttgaaaacttgGGACCGCAATGAAGGATATTGGCGTTGATACGTAAGGAAATTCTAGCGTTGGCGATGATGTTTAGGAATGACATATATATCGCTTCCTTAGATCATCAGTCATAATAAATTTTGCCGCAAATTGTGCGTGATGCAGCAATAGGAAAATGGCGGTGGATATGAAAACCAGAGGAAGTGCTTCGCGGATTAAAAACTGCGCGTTTGAGCTTTTGTCAAGTTGGGACGATCTGATCATGGATGATTATTACGATGAAGAGGAGAATGTGCTGTGGGATCCCATGGAGGATGATGTCGGTGATGATTATGGGTGGTTGGATTTGATGCAAAGGGATATTCGTCTCAAATCAACCTTCTTCTATTGCGATTTCAATCAGATGATTTCCGCGACGCCCCACCATGATCAGAAGAAATCTCTCACCCTACTCGCCAATAGATTGCTTTCCTCCATCCAAGAGGTATTTCTTTTGCTGAGTTTCCAATTTCTACTGTTTAATTGAAATCACAGATGAATTGCTGTAGTTAAATTTAAGAATGTTTGGGAGAATAGGGTTTCTGTGGcatagatttggatttgtatggccaaatttatataattttatattgtttTTTGCCTAAATCTAAAATTCTAAACTCAAATTAGTTCCTTTTTAAAGAAAGAGTAACATACAGCAGCTTTCTATAGGCAGGCTCTAGTTTTTGCTTTATTTGATTATGAGCCGGTGACAACATAACAATATTATCTTAAATGACTCCAAATTCcgggaaggaaaaaaaaaattgacaattTGAAACTATTAGCTTTGAGAGGGGAAAAAAAGTTCAGTCAAATGCATTAAATAAAAGTgacagaaaatgaaaaaaaaaaaattgtatattttcttcttcttttttccttacAAGATGAATGAATATATATGACAGAAATATTTAGTAATTTCCTCTTACAATCACGCCTACTATTTATCCATAATTCCTTCCTACAATCACACCTACAATCACGCCAACACTCTCCTTTAAGTtggtgcatatatatatatttttaatgtcCAACTTGTCAAGTGAGTTGTAGAAACTCTTGTTGCACACAACTTTTGTAAGTATATCCCCCAAACTGGTCTTCGGACTTAATGAATAGAAATCAAATTGTCTTGACCTCAAGATTTTGTTTGATGAAGTGTCGATCTATTTCCACATGTTTAATCTGATCATGCTAAACTAGATTATGAGAAATATCAATAGCAGCCTTGTTATCACAAAATAGGTCCATCTTGTAGTTTGGGGTAAAGTCAATTTCGGTTAATAGTCTTTGAAGtcagagaagctcacacaaaccCTTAGCCATCCCACGAAACTTAGTTTCGGTACTTGATAATGCCTTTTGCTTCTTGCTTCTTCATGTAACCAGGTTCCCTCTAACAAACGTAAAATAGCCTGA
It contains:
- the LOC131153521 gene encoding photosynthetic NDH subunit of lumenal location 3, chloroplastic-like produces the protein MPSAISMDVYGKSLQQTSSSNRKMAVDMKTRGSASRIKNCAFELLSSWDDLIMDDYYDEEENVLWDPMEDDVGDDYGWLDLMQRDIRLKSTFFYCDFNQMISATPHHDQKKSLTLLANRLLSSIQELDRTTSVGCIHLIQDRYSDVALVLKDVIALMP